The Tenrec ecaudatus isolate mTenEca1 chromosome 9, mTenEca1.hap1, whole genome shotgun sequence genome window below encodes:
- the LOC142456172 gene encoding hyaluronidase PH-20-like, whose amino-acid sequence MGVLGITHVSSRCVGCRGASQTVLVFLLLPCCLTLRYAAPRLFSRDSLLWAWNSPMELCANKFNVPLDLKLFSLIGSPRIQSIGHRVVIFYATKLGLYPFINENTSTCVNGGVPQLGDLKEHLIKAENDILFNVRANQTGLAVIAWEEWRPTWKRNWTPKNIYKDLSIELVQHQNEHLNISEAYNMAKQDFERAGKAFFLETLKLAKRLRPQYLWGYYLFPECYNHNYTRPDYNGTCFQIEKRRNNELLWLWKESTALFPNLYLNSLLSSSPLAAHFVRNRVQEAFRVSGLQDPENPIPVYFYARPNFNDVPSMYLSQYDLENTIGESVALGVPGIVFWGSHNLTQNESACTILANYLRTTLNPYIINLTLAAKMCSQVLCAEAGVCARKDWNSTDYLHLNPDNFVIQTGNNGQFTVNGKPTLDDLKYFNEKFDCNCYRSDVCKLRDVENTNINDIKVCIANGVCIGSLVTKKSSNYRFREKENPLAAQLPCVPVANFSGGFYLQPASQGKCDSEQAKGEYWVSS is encoded by the exons ATGGGAGTGTTAGGGATCACGCACGTTTCCTCTAGGTGTGTGGGGTGCAGGGGTGCATCCCAGACAGTGCTCGTCTTCCTTCTGCTCCCGTGCTGCCTGACTCTCCGATATGCAGCTCCACGTCTGTTCTCAAGAGATTCTTTGCTCTGGGCCTGGAATTCTCCCatggaattatgtgccaataaatttAATGTGCCTCTGGATCTGAAACTCTTTTCCTTAATAGGAAGCCCCAGAATACAGTCAATAGGGCACAGGGTTGTAATATTTTATGCTACTAAGCTTGGCCTCTACCcttttataaatgaaaacacaagcACATGTGTGAATGGCGGCGTCCCCCAGTTGGGAGATTTAAAAGAGCATTTGATCAAAGCCGAGAATGACATTCTCTTTAACGTAAGAGCAAACCAGACAGGCTTGGCAGTCATTGCTTGGGAGGAGTGGAGGCCCACTTGGAAGAGGAACTGGACACCAAAAAACATCTACAAGGATTTATCTATTGAGCTGGTTCAACATCAAAACGAACACCTCAATATCTCTGAGGCCTACAATATGGCCAAACAGGATTTTGAAAGGGCAGGAAAGGCCTTTTTTCTTGAAACTTTAAAATTGGCAAAACGACTTCGTCCACAATATCTATGGGGTTATTATCTTTTCCCTGAGTGTTACAACCATAATTATACAAGACCTGATTACAACGGAACTTGCTTTCAGatagaaaagaggagaaacaatGAGCTCTTATGGTTGTGGAAGGAAAGCACAGCCCTTTTCCCAAACTTGTATTTGAACTCTCTTCTAAGTTCTTCTCCCCTCGCTGCACACTTTGTCCGGAACCGTGTCCAGGAAGCCTTTCGGGTTTCTGGTTTACAAGACCCCGAAAATCCAATTCCGGTTTACTTTTATGCCCGTCCAAATTTTAATGATGTGCCTTCCATGTACCTTTCTCAG TATGACCTTGAGAACACAATCGGTGAAAGTGTTGCTTTGGGTGTCCCTGGAATTGTTTTCTGGGGAAGCCACAATTTGACCCAAAACGAG TCTGCTTGCACAATCTTAGCCAACTACCTGAGGACTACACTGAATCCTTACATCATCAACCTCACTTTAGCAGCCAAAATGTGTAGCCAAGTGCTTTGCGCAGAAGCAGGAGTATGTGCAAGGAAAGACTGGAATTCAACTGACTACCTTCACCTGAACCCAGATAACTTTGTCATTCAAACCGGAAACAATGGACAGTTCACAGTAAATGGGAAACCCACGCTAGACGACCTGaagtattttaatgaaaaatttgATTGCAATTGCTATAGAAGTGATGTTTGCAAGCTGAGAGATGTAGAAAATACTAATATAAATGATATTAAGGTGTGTATTGCAAATGGTGTTTGTATAGGCAGCTTGGTGACTAAAAAATCTAGTAATTACCGCTTTAGAGAAAAAGAGAACCCATTGGCTGCACAGTTGCCATGTGTTCCTGTGGCAAATTTCAGTGG GGGCTTTTACCTTCAGCCTGCTTCTCAGGGCAAGTGTGATTCTGAGCAGGCCAAGGGGGAATACTGGGTCTCAAGTTAA